The Solanum dulcamara chromosome 2, daSolDulc1.2, whole genome shotgun sequence region GAAGTGGCTGCTGTCGTCTATGGTCCTTATAGAAATGAACCATACATATTTCCAAATAATGACGCTGCACGCACCATTTTTATAAAGTTTAAGGAGTTGCCGACGTTGGAGAAATCCAAAAATATGGTGACAATAGAAGAGTTCACCGAGCAAAGGATCAAAAAGTTAGAGGAACAACTACACAAAATTAGAAAGGAAAATAGAATCAAGAAAATGACAAATGAGATGTATGAGGTGTTAAGTGGAAAAAAGGTTTCTGTTGACATGCACCCTTACGATCAGAATGACCTGAGTCGCGTGatcaagaaaaatctcaaagagGTTCGGGAATTAATGAGGAAAAATGTTGATGGAGAGGGTTCTACATCGAATGCCTCTCAACCCATTGTTGAATCAATGGTAACTGGTATGACCAACTCTGGAGGGCCAAGGGATCTTTCTCCTCTATTGTTTGCAAAAATGTTTCCTCCGGTGGGTCCAATGTTATTATCTCGAATGCCTCAATAAATGGCTATTAGAGAAAATTCTGGAATGGCTCATCTAACGCCGTGAAGAATAGTGGATTCTCCAATGATGGCCCCTCCAATGTATTCTTCAGTGTTTCCTCCGACGACACAACAAATGGAACCTTCAACAGATATTCCTCCAATTGGTGTAGCAATGTCAATGAATAACCCTACAGAGGATATCCCTTCAATTGATGTATCAATGTCAATGAATAACAATCCGAATAACTCCGATGCCTTATCACCTTGTCCTACATTATCTGGGTTACTGAATTGGAATGATGACGTCATGACTTTACTGGATgacacatttttaaaaaaatgttaatgTACAAGATCCAAATCACACCATAACTTCTAAGGACCAATGTGTGTCTTGTCAATTAGTATTGTTTTCTATGTTCATGTTGTCCATCGAATTATTTAtgtcttttaatatttttaatttctagaTTGTGTCATAGAACAATATGTATCACTTTTCCTTTGTCCTCATTTGAGTGTCCTTCTGTCgtgttttattatttgtttcaaACTTTGTTGTTTCATTCACTTACTAAATCTATGGACaattattttaatgtttacTACATactgaaatatttatttttgctcTTACTACTATtgttattgaaatattgttgttgttagtatgattttcaaaaatgatctaTCACACTTCAAAATCTAACAAACCAATTTACATATTgggtaaatttttattttaaaactttctAGTGTAAACTAGTAATgcatctaaaattaaaattgaatcaaagaaacaaaaaatattatcaagaagacttatataatattaacatatctttttaaaatatggtAATAATGcaatatttattactttttgtCTTTTGTATGTTCTGTTTCAACGTACTTGTATAGAAGTGATGTTTGCActccaaaaactaaaaattattaatttatcatcatgtttatacttttctttttatttatctaaattTTTTCTCCCTTTATGAAGTCGAGAAATTCGTCTCATGTTTGAAGTTTATTGGACAAAATCAATTTATCCCTTGCATTAGAAATAGAATTTTATGTTTACTTCTACATTGGAAGACACAAATATTCAGATTAAGAAACCAAAAATTAAGGTGGGGGAGAtgataatttattaataattaaaatttgaactaCGAAACTAATACtacttaaaatttaatattagaACATAGATTTACAAATACCCTAAGGTTATCGAAGCATGTCGGTGATGCTGATAAAATTGt contains the following coding sequences:
- the LOC129872528 gene encoding agamous-like MADS-box protein AGL80, encoding MPRNKVNFTFIEDESKRKVSYQKRQKGLFKKCEELKTLCDVEVAAVVYGPYRNEPYIFPNNDAARTIFIKFKELPTLEKSKNMVTIEEFTEQRIKKLEEQLHKIRKENRIKKMTNEMYEVLSGKKVSVDMHPYDQNDLSRVIKKNLKEVRELMRKNVDGEGSTSNASQPIVESMVTGMTNSGGPRDLSPLLFAKMFPPVGPMLLSRMPQ